A stretch of the Tardiphaga sp. 709 genome encodes the following:
- a CDS encoding crotonase/enoyl-CoA hydratase family protein, which yields MNQAVAATAAMLQIETQGRVLIVGLNRPAKRNALNDGLILEIERCFASLPEEIGAVVVHGIGGHFSAGLDLSELTERDATAGLMHSRMWHRVFDIIQHCRVPVIAALQGAVIGGGLELACSAHIRVADPSAYYALPEGSRGIFVGGGGSMRLPRLIGVHRMADMMLTGRVYKAEEGVALGFAQYLTEAGGALPKAIELAERVAQNAPLTNFAVLQALPLIAEASPQTGLMLEALMASVAQSDQEAKNRIRDFLERKAGKVKPG from the coding sequence ATGAACCAAGCCGTCGCCGCTACCGCTGCCATGCTCCAGATCGAAACCCAAGGCCGCGTGCTAATCGTGGGCCTGAACCGTCCCGCCAAGCGCAACGCGCTGAACGATGGACTGATCCTGGAGATCGAGCGTTGCTTCGCGTCGCTGCCCGAGGAAATCGGTGCCGTCGTCGTCCACGGCATCGGCGGGCATTTCTCCGCCGGCCTCGATCTTTCCGAACTCACCGAGCGTGACGCGACCGCTGGGCTGATGCATTCGCGGATGTGGCACCGCGTGTTCGACATCATTCAGCATTGCCGCGTGCCGGTGATTGCGGCGCTGCAGGGCGCCGTCATCGGCGGCGGCCTCGAGCTTGCTTGCTCCGCGCATATCCGTGTTGCCGATCCGTCGGCCTATTACGCGCTGCCGGAAGGCAGCCGCGGCATTTTCGTTGGTGGCGGCGGTTCGATGCGCCTGCCGCGCCTGATCGGCGTGCACCGGATGGCCGACATGATGCTTACCGGCCGCGTCTACAAGGCGGAGGAGGGCGTGGCGCTCGGCTTCGCGCAGTATCTGACGGAAGCCGGCGGCGCCTTGCCCAAGGCCATAGAGCTTGCCGAGCGTGTCGCACAGAACGCGCCGTTGACAAACTTCGCCGTGCTGCAAGCCTTGCCGCTGATCGCCGAAGCTAGTCCGCAGACCGGGCTGATGCTGGAAGCACTGATGGCCTCGGTGGCGCAGAGCGATCAGGAGGCGAAGAATCGCATCAGGGATTTTCTGGAGCGCAAGGCCGGCAAGGTGAAGCCCGGCTGA